The genomic window aaaaaataatagaatcaTTATCTTTCTGTACGAAGAAAAATATATGACTTGATATCATCAAATAATTTATTGGATGAACTACATATATtataacatatatttttttaattattttaactatTTTAAAAATGTATATGGAATAGATATAatgaaatagataaataaaattaaatattatttgagAAAAGTCGCATCCCATCATTGCATAAATGATATATGTTATAGCATATAACCTGTGCGATGCGCAGGATGCAATTTTAACCTAAGCCTTCCATCCGATTGAAAGGGCTGAGCATGcaaaatatatagaaaaaaatGGGGTCAAAACATATGATAAatattaaacacaaaattcaaatTGGGAAGACTCATCCCATGCTTTGTTGATTCTCTGTATGCAAAACATTATTCCAAAAGAGATAAAGAGAGACTTGCTCATTGCGGgctatttctttcgaattgagaTGGTAGTAGGTCAGACCCAACTTAGGCACCAGATCCATCTCCTTCTCTTGAAACTCCATCTTGTTCTCTACCATCTCCACCAACCGCCCCTCCGCATACATCTCCCACACCACTCCACCAGCAACCAATCCTCATCCTCTACCCTCGCTACTCTCACGATTGGTCGTTGCCCACACGATGCCTCCAACACCATCACTCTGAAACTATTCACTATCGTGGGTGTCACCGCCAATGCCAGCTCTGGCGCCAACTACCCTAGCATGCCCACCATCCTAGTGTTGCTTGGCGTCGCCCCTTGCTCGTATAACCTAAAATATTAACATTAATATTTATtctaatatatatcaaaaataattaaaataataaaaaatatatattttatatattgcatggattataagttttttttttttaatttgagattCTCCAATTTTGTTTCTTTCCTAGAACTTCATCTTTTTAAACAAcaaatgatatttcttatataattttttaatatttatataaataaaaaatatataaaaatatttttgatgatattttttattttttatttttaatatatttttaatattatttttatatatttttatatttttatatatttttaaattttattgaggACTAACTCACATGCCACAATCGGCATAGAATatgaataattattttattttaatatttttaaattatttttatttttgaactaTTAATAGtctctattttttatttgatttattaatatatatataatattagattACACCTCTCACATTTGAACGGGTAATGGATATCATGCGTCATCCATTGCGTTAGAACCAATTAATACATTTTTACAACCAAAACCAATTAATACGTGTCACGTCTCTGCTCTCCCAAAAATCTTGCCAACTAAAGGTATAATACCAGATAGAGACTTAAAAAAATTCGGACGATGGACGATGCGTTGTGCACCGCACCGTGCGGTGCACGGCAGAGAACCCGAGCTCATGAAAGACACCCTCACTTAGCCAAACAGTTTAACACGAAGCTTCGCGTCCTACAAGCCAATAGAATCCACCATGGAGACCTGGCTCCtaatcttcctctccctctccttatgTGCAATCGTCAACCTCCTCCTCAACAAAAAACACAAAAAGCAGCTCCCGCCAGGCCCGCCCGCCGTCCCCATCTTCGGGAATCTCCTCTGGTTCCGCCGCTCCTTCACCGACCTCGAGCCCCTCCTCCGCGACCTCCACGCCCGCTATGGCCCCATTGTCACCCTCCGCATCGGCTCTCGCCCCTCTATCTTCATCTCCGACCGCCGCCTCGCCCACAAGGCCCTCGTCGAGCACGGCGCCGCCTTCGCCGACCGCCCCGCTCCCCTCCCTCTCACCCGTTTCCTCACCTGCAACCAGCACAACATCACCTCGGCTCCATACGGCTCCCTTTGGCGCCTGCTCCGTCGCAACCTCATGTCCGAGACTCTCCATAGCTCCCGCGTCAAGCTCTTCGCCCCTGCCCGCCAGTGGGTCCTTCGCATCCTTACCGCTAAGCTCCATGCCCATGCCAGCGAGAAGTCCGGCGCCGCCGTAATGGAGAGCTTCCAATTTGCTATGTTCTGCCTTCTAGTCCTCATGTGCTTCGGTGAAAAGCTTGACGAGGAGAGCATTAGGGCCATCGAGGCCGCGCTGCGTGATCTCCTGCTCTACAGCCGTCAGCTCAGAATTTTCAACTTCGCTCCGGTCATCTCGAAGCACTTGTTTCGAAACCGGTGGAACAAAGCTGTGGAGATGCAGCGAAGGCTGAAGGAGATATTCCTCCCTCTGATAAGAGCCAGACTGGAGCAGAAGCTAAAGAAGAAAGAAACCGAGGAGAGGTTTGTGCACTCGTACGTTGACTCCCTGCTCGATGTGGAGCTCccggaggaagggaagaggaagCTCACGGAAGATGAGATAAACGTCCTGTGCTCGGAGTTTCTCAACGCCGGGACCGACACGACGTCGACCGCACTTCAGTGGATCATGGCAGAGCTCGTGAAgcaccaagaagtgcaagctaaGCTATTGGAAGAGATCGAAAAGGTGGTGGACAAGGAAGCTGAGGAGGTCAAGGAGGAAGACCTTCAACGGATGCCGTACAATAAGGCGGTGGTCATGGAAGGGCTGCGGCGGCACCCGCCGGCGCACTTCGTGCTGCCGCATGCGGTGACGGAGGAGATGACGATCGAGGGGTACACGATACCGAAGGATGCGATGGTGAACTTCTTGGTGGCGGAGATAGGATGGGACGAGGAGGTGTGGGAGGATCCCTTGGAGTTCAAGCCGGAGAGGTTCTTGGAAGGTGGGGCAGGGGAAGGGGTTGATATAACTGGGACTAGAGAGATTAAGATGATGCCATTTGGAGTAGGGAGGAGGATCTGCCCTGGACTTGGATTAGCTATGCTGCATTTGGAGTATTTTGTGGCTAATTTGGTGAGGGAGTTTGAGTGGAAGAGCGCGGATGGGAAGGAGGTGGATTTGGCGGAGAAGGTGGAGTTCACCGTCGTGATGAAGAATCCGCTTCGTGCTCGTGTGATTCCTAGGAGGAACTCATGCAACTGATACGCTACTGGCTGCTGCACTTGGTTGGCTTTTGTCTAGTTCACTATATTTGTTCATTATGTAGTGTTCGGATGGTATAATTAAGTGTGACATGCAATGGTGATTTTATTTTTATCGTAATGATTACTACCATCGGTATTCTTTTGTCTTTGATCCCAGTTGACTTTGGCGATTTTACTCCGAAATTAAGCCAAGCGCATGGATGATTTGTATGAGcagcattttatagcattttcAATAATTTTGCATTTGTTAGTTTTCATATTTGCATTTTTTCATAGTTGAGTCCCAATGTCTCTCTAGTTTTAAGGGCTCTTGTACCAGAAAAATTATTGATTGACCCAGATCCACCGTGTCAACCAATAATTTTCTTTATACAGACGCGTGCTGAAACCCAACGTCAGATCCATTTGTACTGCCCGAATTTGGTCCAAGTTTCATGTAGACTCTCTGGCCTAAATGGAGCTGATAGTTATCAGCCCGATGGATGGTTCACTAACAAGAAATTAAATTGATCTGGTTCTACCAGCTCAGATCGGGCCAATAGTATCTTCCTACATGTCcaacaaataaaataaattttaaaagaaaagcaATCCCATTTCAATCTCGCGTTCTCTCGCCCCCCTATTATTGCTCCTCCACCATGATCTACCCCAAGCCGATGATGCTCGTGCCCCATACCAGCCGGCAATGCCCTGATCTACGGCCCCAGCTTTGTGCCACCCTCCGACACCCTCCTCCATTCTCTGTCCTCTACTCGAGAAATTattatctgaatcatgctcaagtcCACCACCCAAATCCAACGGTGGATAACACACCACATTAGCCCTTGTATTTCACGAATTTCCAATTGCACGTTATCCACCGTGCACATGCTTCGAGATTTATACTAGTCTACTTGTGCATGGTCCAGGCAATAATTTTCCTCTCTACTCCCACTTCTCCTCTCCCTTCCTTCTTGGCCATAACTCCATCTTCCCCCATGATCTTGCCCTCAGGGATGGCTATCGTAGCTAATCTATTGGATACCTGGCTCTGCTTGATTAGAATAGTGCAAGTTTTATTTGATCCATTTAACTTGGAGTAGGTACATATTCTAAAAAAATAGCCAAAATCGGCTCGATCTGACCTGCGTCATCTATTTTGCTCAATCGAATCAGGCTCGAGGTGGGTACACAATAGATATGAGTATTATAAGATTTTTAATTATGAATGAATATGGATGTTGGTCGACGCAACTCATGTCCAATCCGTTGCCATCCCTACTTGCCCATTCCCCCTCCTTACCTCCTCTTCGACGATGCCAACAATGATGCCTTCAATGGCATTGCCAATGAACAAATCGACGAATACGATGTCCTCAACGAGGACAATGACCAATTGTGATTGATCCCCCACCAGCGATGCTTTGCCTCCATCCGGCTTGATAGCCCCCCACCTATAGCCCTTGGCACCCTCCTCCTCCCGATCCCGCTTGGCTCGGCCATCGTTCTAAGCTCATTGCATTCCTCAAGAAATCCCGCTCCCTCACAGGCGCCACCACTGTGTCCCTGAGGCTCTGCATCACGACAGTAACCCCATTGCCCACACGATGGCTATCTATGATGTGCACACGGAGCTCAAGCCTATCATGTTCGAGGGTTGGATGGCTAACAACATCGTCGTTGGTTGCCAGCTCACCATCACCACTGACTTTGAGTCTTCCTCGGCTTCCTCACGCGtgacaaaaaatttaattttttgtgataaaattttttgatcattaaaaattatatttttatcgttaaaaatatttacgataaaatatatcgttgctaaaaatttatagaaaaagtCTCGTAGCAAAAGACTTTAgcgacaaaaatattttatttcgtcgcaaaaaatagtaaatctagacgacgaagttatgtgctgtattagcgacgaaaatattttattgcaagagcttaaattttcgtcgTTAAAATTGTAACgaaaaataatttcgtcgctaaatattttgattaaaaaaaatattttcttattttttacgatgaaaataaaattcgtTGTAAAACTTTGCGacggatttcgtcgcaaaaaaatttgtcgcaaaaatttcgtcgcaataattgcgacgaaaaaaatgttcgttgctataattgcgatgaaaaaaaaattcgtcgctataatagcgacgaaataaaaatttcgtcgctagaagggcgacgaaataaaaaaatttgttgccataattgcgatgaaataaaaaaatacgtcgccataattgcgacgaaataaaaagtTCATcgcaaaaagataaaatttttagcgacgaaactattttttcgtcgcaaaaatagcaacgaaataattttGTCGCAATAATTGTGACGAAAAAAATGTTCGttgctataattgcgacgaaaaaaaaatttcgtcgttaTAATGGTGatgaaataataatttcgtcgctagaagggcgacgaaataaaaaaattcgtcgccataattgcgatgaaataaaaatttcgtcgcaaaaagttataatttttagcgacgaaactattttttcgtcgcaaaaatagcaacgaaataaaaaatttcatcgcaatgaataataaaagttttacttttttgggttcacaaatttttttgtgacgaaattaatatttcatcgctaaaataaattttggataaaaaataaattttttatttattttcaaaaaaaacctgctcaaatacaaattatctgatcaaacatattttaaataaatagtacgttaacacaataaaaatattctaagtcaaaagaccaatttcaagtatcaaaaagtttcataaccatctttgtcatatacaaaaatataagtccatacaccattttaaatttaaaataagtacaaactaggtatgatctgactcgttggcctcgttctcttctccaggcgtcgatccctgacccgatatgtgtcgcgatggtggtgcagaggcggcatcatgtgactgtagaggtgctaactcagaagcatcaataccgagccgtccCACCACCGCAGCTACGACCCTCTCaagcgtctgactacgattcatccagtaactaatctgatcttgcatcatgctcatggatgtcctaactgcctctggcaccgatgcatcatcagaccggtcggatgacgaactgcgtgattttttggaccgcatgctatgaccagatcctagctgccgcccgaggacggtatccaaaatcatatcatctgtcatcaaacaaacctgctgtGATTCAGTATCACCGtcagatcccacctccctcgtcgcctgctctctcaattctaacattttttccttcacaataaaccaaataaaatcataaatttttttcaaactctttaaaagtattcaaaatgtagagtaatgatacttacatgacgctgcctcgcctcctcggtcacgaactcgccactcttgttttgatagaatttagcataggcgtcgactccggatagtccctgttcaaacaaaaaaaaagaaaaaaaagatatcaaaataatataaatatttaataagaagttataaagtatgattgcaaatgtagttacgtaccatcctcttcatttcctgtgcaaaagaggcacttccttgcgtgtgaatagaatcaatcttgctcctattcaccttattcgcctccgatcgtcgctacaaaatacatacaattataaccaataaaggacataacaaaattaaaaaaacttgaaacactagacatacctgaaatgcctcacttccaaaatgctcacgtaaccaccgccaatcgtcactagacccagtccaatttctgtatggctgggtcacaggatcaatccccttcgcctacagctcattgcagtatttatgaagcctacatcgccgatctctatatctatttgcagccattttgagaatacataccgtcacttcttcgtcagtgcaatcctcgaagtcaatattatcctacacagtaatcataccaaaaagcaaatatataaaattattcatataataaaaaaattatttatataaccaaaaataatatggatcatgtaatgatatgtaagacatccaaatttaattcttaccttgatgtgagagactagagcatcacggtatcgaggagctacatgcttgaaactttcagcagcccacggaaaatgattccacatatacaaactgatctcatttgcgacgatactAGCCTTTGTGCCAATTggatgatctcgaaatatctgtaccttcggtttttcattgtgtgtatgcacatattttttcaaaacaagattcctactaggaccacgcactgcacgtcgatgctgtgttcctacatgtaaaaattggtgaaatgaacatatatcatgtatcactaaatgcatataacaaaaaaatatatatggtttataaattgatagagatgtacctgtaaggggatgatgctgcggtaccatgacctccggctgggcaagctctggctgagcactagtctgctctgtggactcgggcaactgagtctcatctaaatcctctgactcttctgcaaaatgctaaagtgaggatgtgtatcatcaagcggagcctgctgcctatcccgtgaatgtctacgtccaggaccagtcatgatgctgcaatgattaaaataatttaaatcagtacgtaatcaaaaaaactcaaatattacgtgatataacaaaaaaaaataaattgaattacttattcatattaattattgttctcagattctgaactcgtgtccatatagtcatcttcgacgggagtcatagaagacttcgaccctgaagtgctatcatcattgtcgttaatgaagtcattatcggatcgtgctcgtgtccgtgcccttatcgacgatccaacaacagaaacatcctcaggttcatagtcgtctctttgtaattgtcctatgtcaatcgtatcatctggcactaatatgttatctggtgcttgcatttgatatgcttcgttttcaataattgcacagacttcattctcaagatgttcatcgttcgggcatgtgaaaagtgcaggatcaaacaaatgcctatgctgagcccttattgcaactcaccaaggctctttcattttgttatcatcaatataccacactagtcttgcttgctttgcaaaaatataaggatcactttcataccatacatgaccagtgtggatactgacgagttgaggatctataacaattggcctgtgtcgtcctaagtcataccatcgacacttgaataacacacaatccgtcgaagaccactatatctcaactctataacctcatgcagaacaccaaaaaaatctattatttcacccttgtgctcatcctccacgcttattccataattctgtgtggttcgatcgcgatcgcgatcttccgttaagaatcgcacaccattgactatgcatgctgaatatactgatacacgtctgttaggttttcgtgcaagtgcagctaagtcattactgatacagttaggattgtctatacgtagctgagctatctacaattaaaagaacaataagcaggttaaatttgacaaaaaaaatactatataaacaaacttttaattatggatgaacatgaacataacttatccgttcgtcaaaccatgatgcgaattgattcctatgtcgtgccgctgctaatgtaggattacttcttctgagctcactttcgtgttctctgaagtgatacagtaataccatgtatattttaatttagagtccacatacattcattgatatatcaacaaataaaaattaaatatatatactcacatcatgtacgcttctacctcctcgcaattgtttagcacataccaatgcatgtcatccgtttcttgtgctgtcaacattcgaaaatcttttttaccatatggtcgggcaacattggagaacacggacaatccattggtcagaatctcgtcaacatcgatattctgttgtggccttgtaaatttggtctccactcgtcgaaggtacatagagcagaatgtcagacattcattcataacatgtgcctctgctattgaaccttcaggctgtgctttgttagtgacggcactcttgtattcacgcatctccctattcaataaattatcaattaatatcacatataataagaatacaataatgaataataaatattacaatatcatgcaattacctttcaattgggtacatccatcttgtatgtactggcccacccaatctagcctcatgtggaagatgagcagaaagatgcaccatgatatcaaagaaggcgggagggaatatcatctcgagcttacagagagtaatgataatcttcttctccaatatgtcgatctgacttcgtctcaatgtcttcgcacataagtcccgaa from Elaeis guineensis isolate ETL-2024a chromosome 4, EG11, whole genome shotgun sequence includes these protein-coding regions:
- the LOC105043495 gene encoding cytochrome P450 89A2, which gives rise to METWLLIFLSLSLCAIVNLLLNKKHKKQLPPGPPAVPIFGNLLWFRRSFTDLEPLLRDLHARYGPIVTLRIGSRPSIFISDRRLAHKALVEHGAAFADRPAPLPLTRFLTCNQHNITSAPYGSLWRLLRRNLMSETLHSSRVKLFAPARQWVLRILTAKLHAHASEKSGAAVMESFQFAMFCLLVLMCFGEKLDEESIRAIEAALRDLLLYSRQLRIFNFAPVISKHLFRNRWNKAVEMQRRLKEIFLPLIRARLEQKLKKKETEERFVHSYVDSLLDVELPEEGKRKLTEDEINVLCSEFLNAGTDTTSTALQWIMAELVKHQEVQAKLLEEIEKVVDKEAEEVKEEDLQRMPYNKAVVMEGLRRHPPAHFVLPHAVTEEMTIEGYTIPKDAMVNFLVAEIGWDEEVWEDPLEFKPERFLEGGAGEGVDITGTREIKMMPFGVGRRICPGLGLAMLHLEYFVANLVREFEWKSADGKEVDLAEKVEFTVVMKNPLRARVIPRRNSCN